A portion of the Symphalangus syndactylus isolate Jambi chromosome 13, NHGRI_mSymSyn1-v2.1_pri, whole genome shotgun sequence genome contains these proteins:
- the LOC129459183 gene encoding LOW QUALITY PROTEIN: olfactory receptor 7A17-like (The sequence of the model RefSeq protein was modified relative to this genomic sequence to represent the inferred CDS: inserted 1 base in 1 codon): protein MEPENDTGISEFLLLGLSEEPELQPFLFGLFLSMYLVTVLGNLLIILATISDSHLHTPMYFFLSKLSFADICFVSTTVPKMLVNIQTQSRVIIYAGCITQMCFFVLFGGLDSLLLAVMAYDRFVAICHPLHYTVIMNPRLCGLLILASWMITALNSLSQSLMVLWLSFCTDXEFPHFLCEFSRVTHLACSDTFLNDMGVYLAAGLLGGAPPAGILYPYSQIVSSIRAISSAQGKYKAFSTCASHLSVVSLFYGTSLGVYLSSAATHNSHSSAVASVMYTVVTPMPNPFIYNLRNKDIKGALTQFFRGKQ, encoded by the exons atggaaccagaGAATGACACAGGGATTTCAGAATTCCTTCTCCTGGGACTATCAGAGGAACCAGAATTGCAGCCCTTCCTCTTTgggctgttcctgtccatgtaCCTGGTCACCGTGCTtgggaacctgctcatcatcctggccacAATCTcagactcccacctccacacccccatgtacttcttcctctccaaactGTCCTTTGCAGACATCTGTTTCGTCTCCACTACAGTCCCAAAGATGCTCGTAAACATCCAGACACAGAGCAGAGTCATCATCTATGCAGGCTGCATCACCCAGATGTGCTTTTTCGTACTTTTTGGAGGGTTAGACAGCTTACTCCTGgctgtgatggcctatgaccggtttgtgGCCATCTGTCATCCTCTGCACTACACAGTCATCATGAACCCTCGGCTGTGTGGACTCCTGATTCTGGCATCCTGGATGATTACCGCCCTGAATTCCTTGTCACAAAGCTTAATGGTGTTGTGGTTGTCCTTCTGCACAG TTGAATTCCCTCACTTTCTCTGTGAATTTAGTCGGGTCACCCACCTTGCCTGTTCTGACACCTTTCTTAATGACATGGGGGTGTATTTGGCAGCAGGCCTGCTCGGTGGTGCTCCACCCGCGGGGATCCTTTACCCTTACTCTCAGATCGTTTCCTCCATACGTGCAATCTCATCAGCTCAGGGGAAGTACAAGGCATTTTCCACCTGTGCCTCTCACCTCTCAGTTGTCTCCTTATTTTATGGTACGAGCCTAGGTGTGTACCTTAGTTCTGCTGCAACCCACAACTCACACTCAAGTGCTGTTGCCTCGGTGATGTACACTGTGGTCACCCCCATGCCGAACCCCTTCATCTACAATCTGAGGAATAAAGACATAAAGGGGGCTCTGACACAATTCTTCAGAGGGAAACAATAA